The Geodermatophilaceae bacterium NBWT11 genome has a segment encoding these proteins:
- a CDS encoding FAD-dependent oxidoreductase — protein MTGRPVLVVGAGPVGLTAALLLARRGRAVVVVDRHPDAWPLPRAVHLDDEALRVLQAAGVAESFAAVSRPMAGLRLLDAGHRVLVEFARAPGVGVHGWPQASMFDQPDLERVLLDAVGREPLVQLRRGLELTGLEHRPDGVRAAVTDRSGGVEELAGAALLGCDGADSTVARLIGARPVPLARTARWLVADLRSDVPLPVWPGVHQVCDPSRPATFMPVAGDRYRAEFRLAAGETARDVDLRALLVPFGADGAEQVRVAEYVYGAAVADRWRVGRVLLCGDAAHLTPPFIGQGLGLGLRDVHQLVWKLDAVLDGADDALLDTHGRERAAHARALIRLAALLGWLMSAGGTRTAVLRRAVLTGLRRVPGVSARVLASRTPALPRGPLVRRPRWGPAGPVGVLLPQPTVGGARLDDLLGGGWALLAHGPAPALPAGVRPRVLPLAALPDLGPGLRGRWVLVRPDRVVAAVGPRAGSAR, from the coding sequence GTGACCGGTCGCCCGGTGCTGGTGGTCGGTGCCGGGCCGGTCGGGCTGACCGCCGCGCTGCTGCTGGCCCGCCGGGGCCGCGCGGTCGTGGTCGTCGACCGGCACCCCGACGCGTGGCCGCTGCCGCGCGCGGTGCACCTGGACGACGAGGCGCTGCGGGTGCTGCAGGCGGCCGGGGTGGCCGAGTCCTTCGCGGCGGTGAGCCGGCCGATGGCCGGGCTGCGGCTGCTCGACGCCGGGCACCGGGTGCTCGTGGAGTTCGCCCGGGCCCCGGGTGTGGGCGTGCACGGCTGGCCGCAGGCCTCGATGTTCGACCAGCCCGACCTGGAACGGGTGCTGCTCGACGCGGTGGGCCGGGAGCCGCTGGTGCAGCTGCGCCGCGGGCTGGAGCTGACCGGACTGGAGCACCGACCCGACGGCGTACGGGCCGCCGTGACGGACCGGTCCGGCGGGGTCGAGGAGCTCGCCGGCGCCGCCCTGCTGGGCTGCGACGGAGCCGACAGCACGGTCGCCCGGCTGATCGGGGCGCGGCCGGTGCCGCTGGCCCGCACCGCCCGGTGGCTGGTCGCCGACCTCCGGTCCGACGTCCCGCTCCCGGTGTGGCCCGGTGTCCACCAGGTCTGCGACCCCTCCCGGCCGGCGACCTTCATGCCGGTCGCCGGTGACCGCTACCGCGCCGAGTTCCGGCTGGCCGCCGGCGAGACCGCCCGGGACGTCGACCTGCGCGCGCTGCTCGTCCCCTTCGGGGCCGACGGCGCCGAGCAGGTCCGCGTCGCCGAGTACGTCTACGGCGCCGCGGTCGCCGACCGGTGGCGGGTCGGCCGGGTGCTGCTCTGCGGGGACGCCGCGCACCTCACCCCGCCCTTCATCGGCCAGGGCCTGGGGCTCGGGCTGCGCGACGTCCACCAGCTGGTCTGGAAGCTCGACGCGGTGCTCGACGGCGCCGACGACGCGCTGCTGGACACCCACGGGCGCGAGCGGGCCGCGCACGCCCGCGCGCTGATCCGGCTGGCCGCCCTCCTCGGGTGGCTGATGAGCGCCGGCGGCACCCGGACGGCGGTGCTGCGGCGCGCGGTGCTCACCGGGCTGCGCCGGGTGCCCGGGGTCTCGGCCCGGGTGCTCGCCAGCCGGACCCCCGCGCTCCCCCGGGGGCCGCTGGTCCGACGACCGCGGTGGGGACCGGCCGGGCCGGTCGGGGTGCTGCTGCCCCAGCCCACGGTCGGGGGCGCCCGGCTCGACGACCTGCTGGGTGGGGGCTGGGCGCTGCTGGCCCACGGGCCGGCCCCTGCGCTGCCCGCCGGGGTCCGTCCGCGGGTGCTGCCGCTGGCCGCGCTCCCCGACCTCGGGCCGGGGCTCCGGGGGCGCTGGGTGCTGGTCCGGCCCGACCGGGTGGTGGCGGCGGTGGGGCCGCGGGCAGGATCGGCCCGGTGA